The DNA segment ttgtgtgattttttcttcGTCCCCGATGAGGTGCGGTGAGTATGATGGTCCTTATGCTTTATTTGCCTATGTTTTCTCCGCTCATCGtcactgttgctgctacttTCCGTGTGGTCACCATTGTGGCGACCACCGCTTCTACTACTCTCTGGGGGAAAGGGCCTACTAAGCTTAAGCGGCGCTGGTTCCGGTTTGCTTGTTGAGGTGCCACTTTTCTCGCGATCCTTATACTGCTCGTATTTGACACTGTCTGTAAGTAGCAGTAAGAAAGATACATAAGTGAATTTCCGTGTATATTACTGATAAAGTAATTACCTACTTATAACTTTTGAGTTTTTATTATATTCTTGCATTGTTACTAGCTGTACCGCATGCTCGTTTAACCATTCCCGGTCCTTTCCGATGGACATTTCAATCAACACACGGCTTGCGTCTTCGTCGAAGCTTTTAATCTGAAAGATAGAAGAATGACAACAATATAGATACATTGTAGTAAACCAAATGCATTAGCATTTAAAAAATttgaatacaaaaataaatgtcAAAAGCATTGTAATAGTTTGTcaaattttaattctttttttattgtccaAAGCTATAGAAAGCCTAATCGGAACACGTCCTTCAGCAGACCGGCCATACGTGACTGGTACTTCGCGTCGGTTGTATCGCTTATCCGCACCGATGCCGAATCTTCATCCTCTTCCCCCGGTTCCCCCTCCGCAATGGCGGCCTCCTCGCTTGCCACCGTCAGCGGAATGTGCAACAGTCCCAGCACGAGCGCTTGACGCGCCTGCAGCTTGATCAGGCGCATTAGCACGGTGAGCGGGAACCACTCCGTTGCGCTATCGTCCCCGAGCCGCTCCAGATGGCTGAGCAGTGCGTTGTGGTACGTTTGCAGCATGTTGTCGTAGTGGTTGCGACGGAACGATTCGTCCGTCGACAGAAACACGGTATGCACAAAATCCAGCGCCGGCGATCCGTACTTGGCCAGCTGCCAGTCGAGCATTACCATCCGGCTGGGGAATCCGCCCTGCAGGAGAATACATATCGAGCGATCAGATTTCGGTGCACAACCATCACCAGCGGGCACTCACGTTGTAGGAAAACATCATATTATCGCCCGCGTAATCCCCATGGCAAACGACACAGAACGGTTCCGACAGGGCCGTATCGCTGATGTTTTGCAGCTCCTCGGCAAAGCATCCCCGAAGGCGTGCCAACTTTTCGCGCCTAGCCGCATCGCCCGCCGGCAGTGTGGCGGCCGCATTTTCAAACGCTTGCTCCATGGTTTGCTCGAACCCTTCCATCGCGAGGACACGCTCACCGGTGACGTCACCCATGTACCGGTACTGCTCGAACAGCTCCGGCTGGTGCTTCTTGAGTGCGAGCGAGGTGGCATGGAAGCGCCCCAGCTGTACCATCGCCAACCGGGCATGGTCGTAATCCATCGGTTCAAATTTGTGACGGTTGGAAAATCCCCGCCGCTGCACATCCTCCAGTATAATGATGCCTTCGCCCTTTTTCGCATCACAGTGCGCATGGTAGCAGGACGGGGCAAAGGGTACCGACGACTCCTCCCGGTCGCCGGCCGTAGTCGGTGTGGCGGCCGTTCCTTCCTGCCGGGTGCGCTGGAATTGCTCCAGCGCAGGCAAAAGCTTACCATACACAAACACCTCACGCTCGAACAGCGCCAGCAGCGTGTCGTCGGCATCGGGCGGTGGCACTTTACACAGCACGGTCGCTTCCCGTGGCTCTTCGCGAAATGTCACCCGGTACAGCACCGACACTACCGAGCGGTTGTTTTCAAACACGCGGAAATCATAATCCACCGAGTGTTGATTGCTGGTGAAGCCTAACCGTTGGGCCACACCGGCAAGCGCATCTCGCACGTACTCGGGAACGTTTAAGGAGCTTTTCATTCTCACTGTGACTGACTGACTGCTGAATGAAGCTACGGGATGTACACAGGTGGGTACAGGTGTcaagtttatttaaaaacaatttaagaTAAGATAACTCCACACACACGATAAGAAGAGGCTTATCGGCACGGTACGTTTTATCGACATTAAGCGTCATATACACGGGCAGGTGGGAATAaatttacaattatttttcaGTTTTCATTCTCCGTTTGTCTCCATAAATGATCTActggtgtgtttttatttgcgtaCAGCAAACAACTGTATTTGCATCCTCTGCATGTGTCTCTCAGAAAGCTTTCCAGCGAGGGGGTTTTCCTAAATCTAAAAGTACACCGACTCTTGCTAAGCTCGTGCACACTTTCGAGCCTTCCCACCATTGCCTGTACACCTTGTGCGATGAACACGTCACGCGTACACATATCGCAATGTTATCGCAAATTCCATTGGAGGTGGCCAGATGCGCCGATGCCCCCGAGAGCTTACAGGTAGCCATATTGCACCATGTCCCGTATCGCCGAGCTCATGCGCTCCCGGTACGCCCTCTGATTCGCATTCAGCGTCATCGCGTTCAAATCCATCTCATTCGTTTCGCGATACTTTTCGGCCGCCTCGTCCATATCGGGCAGATCTTCGTTACGCGTGCACAGCATGGGCACCAGGAAGATGGCCATCAGTATGCCGAACCGGCCGAAGCGCCGCAGCTGACGCATCAGGGCCGTCCGCGGGAACACTTCCTGCGGGTTGTGGCCAAGCTTTTCGAGCAGTGCTTCCAGCGAGTTGTAGTAGATGCTCATCATCTCGTCGTAGTGCCGCCGCCGGAACTCTCCGTCCGTGCAGCAGAAGATGAAGTACGACAGGTCCGTCACCGGCGAGACGTACCGCGTGATCTGCCAGTCGAGCAGAATTACATGCTCTGGGGCGCCGTTCTGCAAAGAAAAGCGAAGATATAGCATAggaatcgtgtgtgtgtgtgtgtgtgtgtgtgtgtgtgtg comes from the Anopheles coluzzii chromosome 2, AcolN3, whole genome shotgun sequence genome and includes:
- the LOC125906646 gene encoding DNA topoisomerase 1 yields the protein MSIGKDREWLNEHAVQLVTMQEYNKNSKVINSVKYEQYKDREKSGTSTSKPEPAPLKLSRPFPPESSRSGGRHNGDHTESSSNSDDERRKHRQIKHKDHHTHRTSSGTKKKSHKYKQRRDHRDDYRDDRRESSRSSRHRRPSSSGSDTSDGKVHKKKTKKKKRPRSRSRSRS
- the LOC120952442 gene encoding uncharacterized protein LOC120952442 → MKSSLNVPEYVRDALAGVAQRLGFTSNQHSVDYDFRVFENNRSVVSVLYRVTFREEPREATVLCKVPPPDADDTLLALFEREVFVYGKLLPALEQFQRTRQEGTAATPTTAGDREESSVPFAPSCYHAHCDAKKGEGIIILEDVQRRGFSNRHKFEPMDYDHARLAMVQLGRFHATSLALKKHQPELFEQYRYMGDVTGERVLAMEGFEQTMEQAFENAAATLPAGDAARREKLARLRGCFAEELQNISDTALSEPFCVVCHGDYAGDNMMFSYNGGFPSRMVMLDWQLAKYGSPALDFVHTVFLSTDESFRRNHYDNMLQTYHNALLSHLERLGDDSATEWFPLTVLMRLIKLQARQALVLGLLHIPLTVASEEAAIAEGEPGEEDEDSASVRISDTTDAKYQSRMAGLLKDVFRLGFL